A stretch of Fusobacterium perfoetens DNA encodes these proteins:
- a CDS encoding potassium channel family protein: MKQYLVIGLGSFGTNVAKTLYEAGEEVVGIDADENIVQEIINSEHLENAFSLDATDEIQLKRLDIQAFDIVFVCIGAVEPSMLITLNLRELGAKKIIVKAGNTKHRKLLEKIGVDQVIYPEEYMGKRTALMAMEPNMIEHLRFSQDFLLAEIKAPYEFWDKNFIEAEIRKYYNINIVGIKKSDGRFLANPRATTVIEKDDILIVITDAKTANQMSNILKKEFKED, encoded by the coding sequence ATGAAACAATATTTAGTAATAGGACTGGGTAGTTTTGGAACTAATGTAGCCAAGACTTTATATGAAGCTGGAGAAGAAGTTGTAGGAATAGATGCAGATGAAAATATAGTTCAAGAGATTATAAATAGTGAACATTTGGAAAATGCTTTCTCTTTAGATGCCACTGATGAGATACAATTAAAAAGATTGGATATTCAAGCTTTTGATATTGTATTTGTATGTATTGGAGCTGTTGAACCAAGTATGCTTATTACACTTAACTTAAGAGAACTTGGAGCAAAAAAAATAATAGTGAAAGCAGGAAATACAAAACATAGAAAACTTTTAGAGAAAATAGGTGTAGATCAAGTGATCTATCCAGAAGAGTATATGGGAAAAAGAACAGCTCTTATGGCAATGGAACCTAATATGATAGAACACTTAAGATTTTCACAAGACTTTTTATTAGCTGAAATAAAAGCTCCATATGAATTTTGGGATAAAAACTTTATAGAAGCAGAAATCAGAAAATATTATAATATAAATATTGTTGGTATTAAAAAATCAGATGGAAGATTTTTGGCAAATCCAAGAGCCACAACAGTAATAGAGAAAGATGATATACTGATAGTTATTACTGATGCCAAAACAGCTAATCAAATGAGTAATATATTAAAGAAAGAATTTAAAGAGGATTAA
- a CDS encoding TrkH family potassium uptake protein codes for MKKVSFFRGLSLPRKLILGFMGAILIGTFLLMLPISTTSGEGLDFLTALFTITSAVCVTGLSVIDISKELNTVGQVFLMIFIQLGGLGIMTFSSLIFLLIKKKITYEEKELLKEERNVEDIGGILKFLKKVILTVVTIEGIGSIFLTIKFLKEMPFLKAVYFGIFHSVSAFCNAGFSLFTTGLEGYSDSIIVNFTIAYLIILGGIGFGVIDSIIKSVRTKKYKLNLTAKVAIMMSCFLTIAGMILFFVLEYTNNGTIGDMSLPEKIMASFFQSVTTRTAGFNTVPMGNLRSSSIFLFCILMFIGASPGSTGGGIKTTTVGVLIVYVISIVKNRQHTTLFNRRIDWEVMNKAIAILIISIMYIATVIMIMLAVENFSSEAVIFEVVSAFGTVGLSVGITPELSVISKILIICTMFLGRLGPMTLAIAFGGVKKVEKITFPKENIIVG; via the coding sequence GTGAAGAAAGTGAGTTTTTTTAGGGGGCTGTCTCTTCCTAGAAAACTAATACTAGGATTTATGGGAGCTATACTTATTGGGACATTTTTATTGATGTTGCCAATTTCCACTACCTCTGGAGAGGGGCTTGATTTTTTAACAGCACTGTTTACAATAACTTCGGCAGTGTGTGTAACAGGACTTTCTGTTATAGATATAAGTAAGGAATTAAATACAGTTGGACAAGTTTTCTTGATGATATTTATTCAGCTTGGAGGACTTGGAATAATGACTTTCTCTTCTCTTATATTTCTTTTGATAAAAAAGAAAATCACCTATGAGGAAAAAGAGCTTTTAAAAGAGGAAAGAAACGTAGAAGACATAGGTGGAATACTTAAATTTTTAAAGAAAGTTATTTTGACTGTTGTAACTATCGAAGGAATAGGTTCGATTTTTTTAACAATAAAATTTCTAAAAGAGATGCCATTTCTTAAAGCAGTATATTTTGGAATTTTCCACAGTGTTTCAGCTTTTTGTAATGCAGGATTTAGTTTATTTACAACAGGACTAGAGGGATATTCAGACTCTATTATAGTAAATTTTACTATAGCTTATCTAATAATTTTAGGTGGTATAGGATTTGGAGTAATCGATAGTATAATAAAATCAGTTAGAACTAAAAAATATAAATTAAATCTTACAGCAAAAGTTGCAATTATGATGTCTTGTTTCCTAACTATTGCAGGAATGATTTTATTTTTTGTGCTTGAGTATACAAATAATGGAACTATTGGAGATATGAGCTTACCTGAAAAAATTATGGCATCATTTTTCCAAAGTGTAACAACAAGAACAGCAGGATTTAATACTGTGCCTATGGGAAATTTAAGATCATCATCAATATTTTTATTCTGTATCTTGATGTTTATAGGAGCATCACCGGGGTCAACTGGTGGAGGTATCAAAACAACTACAGTTGGTGTTTTGATAGTTTATGTTATTTCTATAGTAAAAAATAGACAACATACAACACTATTTAATAGAAGAATAGATTGGGAAGTAATGAACAAAGCTATTGCCATACTTATTATATCAATTATGTATATAGCTACTGTAATTATGATAATGTTGGCAGTTGAAAACTTTTCTTCAGAAGCGGTTATATTTGAAGTTGTTTCAGCTTTTGGAACAGTTGGATTAAGTGTTGGAATAACTCCAGAACTAAGTGTGATATCAAAAATTTTAATAATATGCACAATGTTTTTAGGAAGATTAGGTCCAATGACTCTTGCAATTGCTTTCGGAGGAGTTAAAAAAGTAGAAAAAATAACTTTCCCAAAGGAAAATATAATAGTAGGATAG
- the rpsO gene encoding 30S ribosomal protein S15, with amino-acid sequence MRTKAELIKEFGKNEKDTGSTEVQIAILTEEIKHLTEHLKVHKKDFHSRLGLLKKVGHRKRLLNYLASKDIEGYRTLIAKLEIRK; translated from the coding sequence ATGAGAACTAAAGCAGAATTAATCAAAGAATTCGGTAAAAACGAAAAAGATACTGGATCAACAGAAGTACAAATCGCAATATTAACTGAGGAAATCAAACACTTAACTGAACACTTAAAAGTTCACAAAAAAGATTTCCACTCAAGATTAGGATTACTTAAAAAAGTAGGACACAGAAAAAGATTATTAAACTACTTAGCATCTAAAGATATCGAAGGATACAGAACTTTAATCGCTAAATTAGAAATCAGAAAATAG